In Pseudobacter ginsenosidimutans, the following are encoded in one genomic region:
- a CDS encoding GumC family protein — MDLMYLWHSLLRKKWVIAFCTLIGLLAGFAFTLTQKKSYLSVSQYSTGFTMAQKVRIKDDGNLNIFEIDLRFNNVFETFRSPKVMGMLSYKLLLHDLEDAHPFRVLTEEQKSQDVYKVVNFENAKSILRSRIADMSIISAYDPEEKKIYDLILLYGYNDQALNNKIAFSRIQSTDFINIAYTSENPLLSAYVVNTIGEQFIRFFNNIYGTRAQESTAKLDSLTSSKKREVDDLTARLRDFRARIGTPNVADRASAAMGVVQEMTSNFQQEMAKLNNLRGELTAVETQLRSFVSGGSAPVVNNNAEYLRLKRENENLELQKGGKSDDEVKTIQTQIDANVRKMQSVAPTASGSRERAAEKSAVRQSELVDRKVELQQKILAAEQNVRLFSAQKAQYEAMTTTGGGEEVILKAKEEELRIASQEYEALKKSLQASLDLDVNPENNFKQTMVGQPAYRAEPARRTIIMGMSGILIFFLSSIVLLGLEFLDSSFKTPSIFTRVTKLKLLSSLNRIDLKKRALKDHLNFDGDPNRKDEDNLFVENLRKLRYEMERSGKKIFLVTSTQSRQGKTTVIEALAHSLSITKKKVLLIDANFSNNALTRMFEAKPALTQFSVGEKDAAVEKFLGITSMTPIPHTDLIGCPEGNHTPSEVLPKNNLLDNIGKVAERYDFVIIEGASLNEHADSKELARYAEAIIAVFDAKSVLKQTDKDSIEYLRSTEGKFIGTVLNNVEPDNMEL, encoded by the coding sequence ATGGATCTGATGTACTTATGGCATTCACTGCTACGCAAGAAGTGGGTCATCGCTTTTTGCACATTGATCGGATTACTGGCAGGGTTTGCTTTTACATTGACACAGAAAAAATCTTATCTCTCCGTATCCCAGTACTCGACGGGATTTACAATGGCTCAGAAAGTGAGGATCAAAGATGATGGCAACCTCAACATCTTTGAGATCGATCTTCGATTCAACAACGTATTCGAAACCTTCCGCTCTCCGAAGGTAATGGGCATGCTGTCTTACAAGCTGCTTCTGCATGATCTCGAAGATGCTCATCCTTTCCGCGTACTCACAGAAGAGCAAAAATCGCAGGATGTTTACAAAGTGGTGAATTTTGAGAATGCCAAATCCATCCTCCGCAGCAGGATCGCAGACATGAGCATTATCTCTGCTTACGACCCGGAAGAAAAAAAGATCTATGACCTTATTCTTCTTTATGGGTATAACGATCAGGCCCTCAACAATAAGATCGCATTCAGCCGCATACAGAGTACAGACTTCATCAATATCGCCTATACATCGGAGAATCCGCTGCTTTCAGCGTATGTGGTGAACACCATCGGCGAGCAGTTCATTCGTTTCTTCAATAATATTTATGGTACCCGTGCACAGGAGTCAACGGCCAAGCTCGACAGTCTCACCAGTTCCAAGAAAAGGGAAGTGGATGATCTCACTGCCAGGCTCCGCGATTTCCGCGCAAGGATCGGAACGCCCAATGTGGCAGACCGTGCATCGGCAGCGATGGGTGTGGTACAGGAAATGACTTCCAATTTCCAGCAGGAAATGGCCAAGCTCAATAATCTTCGCGGTGAACTGACGGCCGTGGAAACACAGCTCCGTTCATTTGTTTCAGGTGGCAGCGCTCCGGTGGTGAACAACAATGCGGAATATCTCCGGCTCAAAAGAGAAAATGAAAACCTGGAATTGCAGAAAGGCGGTAAGTCTGATGATGAAGTGAAAACGATCCAGACACAGATCGACGCCAATGTGCGCAAGATGCAATCCGTAGCGCCTACTGCCAGTGGCAGCCGCGAAAGGGCCGCAGAAAAATCTGCCGTTCGCCAGTCTGAGCTGGTAGATAGAAAAGTGGAATTGCAACAAAAAATACTTGCAGCAGAGCAGAATGTGAGATTGTTCAGTGCACAGAAAGCACAATATGAAGCCATGACCACTACCGGTGGAGGTGAAGAAGTGATCCTGAAAGCGAAAGAGGAAGAGCTCCGCATCGCATCACAGGAATATGAAGCGCTGAAGAAAAGCCTGCAGGCCTCCCTGGACCTGGATGTGAACCCCGAGAACAATTTTAAACAAACGATGGTAGGTCAGCCTGCTTACCGCGCAGAGCCTGCACGCCGCACTATTATCATGGGCATGAGCGGGATCCTCATTTTCTTCCTTTCCTCTATCGTATTGCTGGGCCTCGAGTTCCTCGATAGTTCTTTCAAAACACCTTCCATCTTTACGCGCGTCACCAAATTGAAACTGCTGAGCTCGCTCAACAGGATCGATCTCAAAAAGAGAGCGCTGAAAGACCATCTCAACTTTGACGGAGATCCCAACCGCAAGGATGAGGACAATCTCTTTGTGGAAAACCTTCGCAAGCTGAGATATGAAATGGAAAGAAGTGGAAAGAAAATATTCCTTGTTACCAGCACACAGTCCAGACAGGGAAAAACAACCGTGATCGAGGCGCTTGCCCATAGCCTCAGCATTACGAAGAAAAAAGTATTGCTGATAGATGCCAACTTCAGCAATAATGCACTTACCAGGATGTTTGAAGCCAAGCCTGCGCTCACTCAGTTCAGTGTGGGAGAGAAAGATGCAGCCGTGGAGAAATTCCTGGGCATTACCAGCATGACCCCCATTCCGCATACCGATCTGATCGGTTGTCCGGAAGGTAACCATACACCCTCCGAAGTGCTTCCAAAGAACAACCTGCTGGATAATATCGGCAAGGTTGCAGAACGTTACGATTTCGTAATCATTGAAGGTGCTTCACTCAATGAGCATGCAGACAGTAAAGAGCTGGCCCGCTACGCGGAAGCCATCATCGCAGTGTTTGATGCCAAATCCGTACTTAAGCAAACTGATAAGGACTCCATAGAATATTTAAGAAGCACAGAAGGAAAATTCATTGGAACGGTTCTGAACAATGTTGAGCCTGATAATATGGAGTTGTAA
- a CDS encoding fibronectin type III domain-containing protein, whose product MKKALLLSTMSTLLCIAVAHAQNVFDPNDAQVRWNSGSALGTSTNPNPNIEGLQKWVSVASSGVSTGSGSFNASAYKAYFINVGGANGLKMCFRLKFPTSYTNPDSASKKYPAMVFFHGAGEPGCNSNGGLYNNERQLVHGGKSFLDKVNSGKFDGFLIYPQVYSGANCWSDWGTAPYSYYYDLVLRVVDSLVKYARVDVDRLLSTGLSNGGAATWSFACAYPQRVAKVAPSAAGNGNQNWQQFIHIPVWFATGDKDTNPNIGYATSSYNINKLNGGDIRWTRYANLGHSVWDPHWAEPDFVPWMNDLHKANPLVFFQRSDFCPDSAINTKLGITPGFASYEWEKDGNLIAKRENNTNTIVNGSSIISYEGNNITVKSFGVYRVRFRRTATGPWSAWSPKPAVIAPKPVTQTPNISILGLKSNVLPAPDGSNTTTLQQPDGYFGYQWFNASNNQQIGTSRTINVPSGSYYAKVVEEFGCGTLPSPNFKVIASGGSPKPDPAKNLTAVATSLTSIQLDWSENPNAGQNETGYEIYRSQTEGGPYTLLHITGPDVLSYLDQGLTSNTTYYYIVRAVSAFGAAVVSNEAGVATELDAIAPTAPSAFTVQATATNYAYLKWTASSDNVGVTKYEIYLNGAKSYTTNSTSFTLSNLDSNVTYTIYVKALDAAGNVSAPSNQVTASTAYSANGLSYKYFEGTGWTSLPNFNFTNIVKTGISNGSTVLNISGIQNRTDNYGILFEGYIKVPTSATYTFSLTANDGANLYVGSPYGTAEVINHDGNHSATAKTGSIYLAAGVHPIAIAYYHNTGSGQALSLTWRNNAGLSEQNVPLSAYFSNYAVSGTAPAAPSNLKATGIAHNKMQLNWTDNSNNETGFEVVRSPALNGTYVPVATVAGTSYIDSNLTSNTVYYYKVRAVGAGGESAYTNTYTEANWLVNGNGDNASGGSTRNLTYNGTITYNTTDKKEGSSSLNFNGTNNYATVNNSASAAFPSEGSYSQRTVAMWIRPTSASYNNRVIFDFGNSSNGLGLRFNGTSLQYGVASSAGTRTTQSLANFASNANWLGTNNWNHVAVVYRENTLRLFLNGVEVSSITNLNFTSVSGTANNASRLGYSGTNNSDAVFNSAATSSDYFVGQMDQIFVINTALTAPGIQSIMNGSYGPSWDTTLVAPSAPLAPTGLAAQLLPGNNVKLTWNDQSSDETGFEVWRSLGNTNNFRLVANVDGGAGATKTYTDSSLFANVTYYYRVRAKGVVSPSAYSNNTFATTVNSVPVIQGVMDFSMTYGTSRTITLNATDTDGDPLVFTAQPLPYFAQIQNLSNGVANMVFNPSMADQGAYTIKVIVSDGFNGFDTTAFSILVNSNSLPVINPVNNVIMNEGASPVKLHLVSNDDDGNDYLVWYSNNLPSFATLVDSGNGRASITFAPSYNASGVYNITLISDDSYGAWSSKDITVTVNELDPNDKIQINMMNYNGYVALWNDVDAKSSNFNVSGLRNIKNEVTTVGIQRMNANSNNRTGGDGYNSGNNSGVFPDNVMRDYLGWGGNDGDDTLRLRVYGLDNNRKYNFVFYASNTCPWCQFTVNSTTTYKIGNETAQIKFWNNQNVTDTIYQVQPSPTGEVIITMIGDAATNLGGYLNALVVEAAFDDGTTPVKPLNLAAQDIANTGVKLTWEDKAYNEQNYKVYRAGAKAGPYTLLNPGANNVDATEYTDLTTQPYNNYYYYIVGSNKHGDGTTSDTIHIATANNKPVLAGLADIFAKTDATVNEDFTVTDNPGDVVTVSVLNKPGFIALQQLGANSYRLVASPTADNIGFSSITIRAEDDKGGITTQSINVGVADKNTRSFYINLGQSSTPAPAPWTNMDGWANPGSNRTNLRDENNVASTISITTVDGWGDVNRNGHRTGNNTGVFPDSVLASGIIDAGSGPKTIRFAGLDQTKRYNLVFVGSINEGSDATNRYVVVGGTVSDTLQARNNTNQSANLNGLTPNAQNTIDVQVSKIGSAAYMVLNGIQIEEYSPALAPMGPTNLYAEPVDRNTVDLSWSDRLSNENVADGFELQRATDSLFTMNLNSVSLGANTTTRRVTGLNPNTRYWFRVRAKVGATFTDFSNRAKTVTPQSLVYLNFNFSTANAGFPWNNTGETPNLPTDFNNLKNQSGQPSGMTISIVNPFNGENVAGINTGNNSGIAPDAVLQSCYWLDNTQVSTLKVSGLNQNKRYRFGFIGSMGDQGWFYGNYTATYTINGRSVYLNSWLNKTKFVYIGNVQPDANGEVFIDFSTTQEGVWGFNSGMIVEAYDDVIGGAVPNMVVTGNPDQPAGAVTEDKAALQPLADNVQLADKIAIKAYPNPFNDFISIDFNNAVASNQVRVDMYDMSGRLVYRRAYGQMPAGMNTLRINTNEGSLGTGIYMVTLVVNGKPVAATKMLRAEKK is encoded by the coding sequence ATGAAGAAAGCTTTACTTCTCTCCACAATGAGTACATTGTTATGCATTGCGGTGGCACATGCGCAGAATGTATTTGACCCGAATGACGCCCAGGTTCGTTGGAACTCGGGCAGTGCATTGGGAACCTCAACCAACCCTAACCCCAACATTGAAGGTTTGCAGAAATGGGTGAGCGTGGCATCGTCAGGTGTCAGCACCGGAAGCGGAAGCTTCAACGCTTCTGCATACAAGGCATACTTCATCAATGTCGGTGGAGCCAACGGACTTAAAATGTGTTTCCGTTTGAAGTTCCCTACCAGTTATACCAACCCGGACAGTGCCTCCAAGAAATATCCGGCGATGGTGTTCTTCCACGGTGCGGGTGAGCCTGGCTGTAATTCCAACGGTGGTCTTTATAACAACGAAAGACAACTGGTACACGGCGGTAAGTCATTTCTCGACAAAGTGAACAGCGGAAAGTTCGATGGCTTCCTGATCTATCCCCAGGTATATTCGGGAGCCAACTGCTGGTCCGACTGGGGTACTGCTCCTTACTCATACTATTATGACCTCGTGCTCCGCGTGGTGGACTCCCTGGTGAAATATGCTCGAGTGGATGTAGACAGATTACTTTCTACCGGTTTGTCCAACGGTGGCGCCGCTACCTGGTCTTTTGCCTGTGCTTATCCCCAGCGCGTAGCAAAAGTTGCTCCTTCAGCAGCAGGTAACGGAAACCAGAACTGGCAACAATTCATTCATATCCCGGTTTGGTTTGCAACCGGTGATAAAGACACCAACCCAAATATTGGTTACGCTACTTCTTCATATAATATCAATAAACTGAACGGTGGCGATATCCGCTGGACCCGCTACGCTAATCTCGGTCACTCCGTATGGGACCCACACTGGGCTGAACCTGATTTCGTTCCGTGGATGAATGATCTGCATAAAGCCAATCCGCTGGTGTTCTTCCAGCGAAGCGATTTTTGTCCGGACTCGGCTATCAATACCAAACTGGGTATTACGCCGGGCTTTGCTTCATATGAGTGGGAAAAAGATGGCAACCTGATTGCCAAACGTGAGAACAATACCAATACTATTGTTAATGGTTCTTCTATCATCTCTTATGAAGGAAACAATATCACAGTAAAATCTTTTGGTGTTTACCGCGTTCGTTTCAGACGCACTGCAACAGGCCCCTGGTCTGCGTGGAGCCCCAAGCCTGCTGTGATTGCTCCAAAACCTGTTACGCAAACTCCGAACATCAGCATACTCGGATTGAAGAGCAATGTGCTGCCTGCTCCTGATGGCAGCAATACCACCACGCTTCAACAACCTGATGGTTACTTCGGTTATCAGTGGTTCAATGCTTCCAATAACCAGCAGATCGGCACCAGCCGCACTATCAACGTGCCTTCCGGTTCCTATTATGCGAAAGTGGTGGAAGAGTTTGGTTGCGGAACATTGCCTTCTCCCAATTTCAAAGTGATCGCTTCCGGCGGCAGTCCCAAACCCGACCCTGCCAAGAACCTCACTGCAGTGGCTACTTCACTCACAAGCATTCAGCTTGACTGGAGTGAGAACCCTAATGCAGGCCAGAATGAAACAGGCTATGAAATTTACAGGAGCCAGACAGAAGGCGGACCTTATACGCTTCTGCACATTACCGGTCCGGATGTGCTCTCTTACCTGGATCAGGGACTGACTTCGAATACAACCTATTATTATATCGTACGTGCTGTGAGCGCATTTGGCGCAGCAGTTGTTTCCAATGAAGCGGGTGTAGCCACAGAGCTGGACGCCATCGCACCAACAGCTCCTTCTGCATTTACCGTACAGGCCACTGCTACCAATTATGCATACCTGAAATGGACTGCTTCTTCGGATAACGTAGGTGTAACAAAATATGAGATCTATCTCAATGGTGCAAAATCTTACACTACCAACAGCACATCGTTTACACTGAGCAACCTGGACAGCAATGTTACCTATACCATCTATGTGAAAGCGCTCGATGCTGCAGGCAACGTTTCAGCTCCGAGCAACCAGGTAACTGCTTCCACAGCTTACTCGGCTAATGGTCTCAGTTATAAATATTTTGAAGGAACCGGCTGGACATCCCTGCCTAATTTCAATTTCACAAATATTGTGAAAACCGGTATCAGCAATGGTTCTACCGTATTGAACATTTCAGGCATCCAAAACAGAACAGATAATTATGGTATCCTTTTCGAGGGCTATATCAAGGTACCAACATCTGCTACCTATACTTTCAGTCTTACCGCCAATGATGGCGCCAACCTCTACGTAGGTAGTCCTTATGGTACTGCAGAAGTGATCAACCATGATGGTAATCACAGCGCAACTGCTAAAACAGGATCAATCTACCTGGCTGCCGGCGTGCATCCTATCGCAATTGCATATTATCACAATACCGGTTCAGGTCAGGCGCTGAGCCTCACCTGGAGGAACAACGCAGGTCTCAGCGAACAAAACGTTCCGCTGTCTGCTTACTTCAGCAACTATGCTGTATCAGGTACTGCTCCTGCAGCTCCGTCCAATCTGAAAGCAACCGGCATTGCACATAATAAGATGCAGCTGAACTGGACAGACAACAGCAACAACGAAACCGGATTTGAAGTGGTTCGTTCACCCGCCCTCAACGGAACTTATGTGCCTGTTGCTACTGTTGCAGGAACCAGCTATATTGATTCCAACCTCACTTCCAATACTGTATATTATTATAAGGTAAGAGCTGTTGGCGCCGGTGGTGAATCCGCCTATACAAATACCTACACTGAAGCCAACTGGCTGGTGAATGGTAATGGCGACAATGCTTCTGGTGGTTCAACACGCAACCTCACTTATAATGGTACCATTACGTACAACACTACCGATAAGAAAGAGGGCAGTTCTTCACTGAACTTCAATGGCACCAATAACTATGCAACTGTGAACAACAGTGCTTCCGCTGCATTCCCGAGCGAAGGCAGTTATTCACAGCGTACTGTTGCCATGTGGATCAGGCCAACTTCTGCCAGTTACAATAACCGTGTGATCTTCGACTTCGGTAACTCCAGCAATGGTCTTGGTCTCCGCTTCAACGGAACCAGCCTGCAATATGGTGTTGCCAGCAGCGCGGGAACACGTACAACGCAATCACTTGCCAACTTCGCCAGCAATGCGAACTGGCTTGGTACCAATAACTGGAACCATGTGGCTGTTGTGTACAGAGAGAATACACTGCGCCTGTTCCTGAATGGCGTGGAAGTGAGCAGCATCACCAACCTGAATTTCACCAGTGTGTCAGGTACTGCAAACAACGCTTCAAGACTGGGTTATTCAGGTACCAACAATTCTGATGCTGTGTTCAACAGTGCTGCAACCTCCAGTGATTATTTTGTTGGTCAGATGGACCAGATCTTCGTGATCAATACTGCATTAACAGCACCTGGTATCCAATCCATCATGAATGGCTCTTATGGTCCTTCCTGGGATACTACCCTGGTGGCTCCTTCAGCGCCGCTTGCTCCAACAGGACTGGCAGCGCAACTGTTGCCTGGCAACAATGTGAAGCTTACCTGGAATGATCAGTCTTCAGATGAAACAGGATTTGAAGTGTGGCGCTCACTGGGTAACACCAATAACTTCCGCCTTGTGGCGAATGTTGATGGCGGTGCAGGCGCTACCAAAACATATACAGACTCATCACTCTTTGCCAACGTAACCTATTATTACAGGGTACGTGCAAAAGGAGTTGTTTCTCCTTCTGCTTACAGCAACAATACCTTCGCCACTACGGTGAACTCAGTTCCCGTGATCCAGGGCGTGATGGACTTCTCTATGACTTATGGTACTTCGCGCACCATAACATTGAATGCTACAGATACCGATGGCGATCCGCTGGTATTCACTGCCCAGCCGCTGCCTTACTTTGCGCAGATCCAGAACCTGAGCAATGGTGTAGCCAATATGGTATTCAATCCGTCTATGGCTGATCAGGGTGCATACACTATTAAGGTGATCGTATCGGACGGCTTCAACGGATTTGATACTACCGCCTTCTCGATCCTGGTGAACTCCAACAGTCTGCCTGTGATCAACCCTGTGAACAATGTGATCATGAACGAAGGCGCTTCTCCGGTGAAACTCCACCTGGTATCCAATGATGATGATGGTAACGACTACCTCGTTTGGTATTCCAACAACCTGCCATCATTTGCCACACTGGTAGACAGTGGTAACGGCCGCGCTTCCATCACATTCGCGCCAAGCTACAATGCTTCAGGCGTATACAATATCACATTGATCTCTGACGACAGCTATGGCGCATGGAGCAGCAAAGACATCACTGTAACGGTGAATGAGCTGGATCCGAACGACAAGATCCAGATCAATATGATGAACTACAACGGATACGTTGCACTGTGGAATGATGTGGATGCAAAGAGCAGCAACTTCAATGTGAGCGGTCTCCGCAATATCAAGAATGAAGTAACCACCGTTGGTATCCAGCGCATGAACGCCAATAGCAACAACAGGACTGGTGGCGACGGTTACAACAGCGGCAACAATTCCGGTGTATTCCCGGACAATGTAATGCGCGATTATCTCGGATGGGGTGGTAATGATGGCGATGATACACTCAGACTGCGTGTATATGGCCTTGACAATAACAGGAAGTACAACTTCGTATTCTATGCAAGCAATACATGCCCATGGTGTCAGTTCACAGTGAACAGCACTACTACCTATAAGATCGGTAACGAGACCGCACAGATCAAATTCTGGAACAACCAGAACGTGACCGATACTATCTATCAGGTACAACCGAGCCCAACTGGTGAAGTTATCATCACCATGATCGGAGACGCTGCCACCAACCTCGGCGGTTACCTCAACGCACTGGTTGTAGAAGCTGCATTCGACGATGGTACTACTCCTGTGAAGCCGCTCAACCTCGCAGCCCAGGATATTGCCAACACCGGTGTGAAACTCACATGGGAAGACAAAGCTTACAATGAGCAGAACTATAAGGTATATCGTGCAGGCGCCAAAGCTGGTCCTTACACCCTGCTGAACCCCGGCGCCAATAATGTGGATGCAACAGAATACACAGATCTCACTACACAGCCATACAATAACTACTATTATTATATAGTTGGTTCCAACAAGCATGGCGACGGCACAACCAGCGATACCATTCATATCGCTACTGCCAACAACAAACCTGTGCTGGCAGGACTGGCTGATATCTTCGCCAAGACAGATGCTACTGTGAATGAAGACTTCACTGTAACGGACAATCCTGGTGATGTGGTAACGGTGTCTGTACTGAACAAGCCAGGATTCATTGCCCTGCAACAACTGGGCGCTAACAGTTACCGTCTGGTGGCTTCGCCCACTGCCGATAATATCGGATTCTCTTCCATCACTATCCGTGCGGAAGACGATAAGGGCGGCATAACCACTCAATCCATCAATGTGGGTGTGGCTGATAAGAATACAAGATCATTCTATATCAACCTGGGTCAATCTTCAACACCGGCTCCTGCTCCATGGACGAATATGGACGGATGGGCTAACCCGGGATCCAACAGGACCAACCTGCGTGATGAGAACAATGTGGCTTCTACCATCAGTATTACAACAGTAGACGGATGGGGCGATGTGAACCGCAATGGTCACAGAACCGGAAACAATACCGGAGTCTTCCCTGATTCAGTACTGGCAAGCGGTATCATCGATGCCGGTTCAGGTCCGAAGACCATCAGGTTCGCTGGCCTGGATCAGACCAAACGTTACAACCTTGTATTTGTGGGCAGCATCAACGAAGGTTCAGATGCAACCAACAGGTATGTTGTAGTGGGTGGCACTGTTAGTGATACATTGCAGGCAAGGAACAATACCAATCAGTCAGCTAACCTCAATGGTCTTACACCGAATGCTCAGAACACAATAGATGTGCAGGTGTCCAAGATCGGATCTGCAGCTTACATGGTACTGAATGGTATCCAGATCGAAGAATACTCACCGGCACTGGCTCCGATGGGACCTACTAACCTCTATGCAGAACCGGTGGACCGCAATACTGTTGACCTCAGCTGGTCAGACAGGCTGAGTAACGAGAATGTAGCAGACGGATTTGAACTGCAACGCGCAACCGATTCACTGTTCACAATGAACCTGAATTCAGTATCACTGGGGGCCAATACAACTACCCGCAGGGTTACCGGTCTGAATCCGAACACCAGATACTGGTTCCGCGTAAGAGCCAAAGTTGGAGCAACCTTCACTGATTTCAGTAATCGTGCGAAGACTGTTACACCACAATCACTGGTGTACCTGAACTTCAACTTCTCTACGGCGAATGCAGGATTCCCATGGAATAATACCGGCGAAACGCCAAACCTGCCAACAGACTTCAATAACCTGAAGAACCAGAGCGGACAACCGAGCGGAATGACTATCTCTATCGTTAATCCGTTCAACGGAGAGAACGTGGCAGGTATCAATACCGGCAACAACTCAGGTATAGCACCGGATGCAGTACTGCAAAGCTGCTACTGGCTGGATAATACACAGGTATCTACTCTGAAGGTGAGCGGCCTGAACCAGAACAAGCGTTATCGCTTCGGATTCATCGGAAGCATGGGAGACCAGGGTTGGTTCTACGGCAACTATACTGCCACCTACACCATCAACGGAAGGTCAGTATACCTCAACTCATGGCTGAACAAAACCAAATTCGTGTACATCGGCAATGTTCAACCTGATGCGAATGGTGAAGTGTTCATAGACTTCTCTACCACACAGGAAGGCGTATGGGGCTTCAACTCAGGTATGATAGTGGAAGCATATGATGATGTGATCGGTGGAGCAGTGCCCAATATGGTTGTGACAGGAAATCCTGATCAGCCTGCAGGAGCTGTAACCGAGGACAAGGCGGCACTGCAACCTTTGGCCGATAATGTTCAGCTGGCGGATAAAATTGCCATCAAGGCTTATCCGAATCCGTTCAATGACTTTATCAGCATCGATTTCAATAATGCAGTGGCTTCCAACCAGGTGAGAGTGGATATGTACGATATGAGCGGCAGACTGGTTTACAGACGTGCTTACGGTCAAATGCCGGCAGGAATGAATACCCTTCGTATCAATACCAATGAAGGCTCGCTTGGAACAGGCATTTACATGGTGACCCTGGTGGTTAACGGTAAACCTGTTGCGGCAACCAAGATGTTGAGAGCAGAAAAGAAATAA
- a CDS encoding glycosyltransferase family 2 protein, with protein MILTIINFIFWFSIALIFYSYVGYGILVWILVRIKKLWKKPAPLFTDEDSLPHVALVVAAYNEQDFIERKIANSLELDYPEHKLELVFITDGSNDLTPDIIRKYNKIQLLHQPERRGKVAAMNRAIHQVKAPIVVFCDANTLLNKECIRNIVRHYADPKVGGVAGEKRIWQNTADAAAAAGEGLYWKYEGVLKKLDSDLYTTVGAAGELFSVRRELFESAPEGTIIEDFVQSLKLCVNGYVLRYEPDAYAAEAPSASIKEEMKRKVRICAGAFQAMVLLKDLFNVFKYPVVSFQFISHRILRWTLCPIALITLLISNILIVVMAPSPFFTLVLILQGAFYVTGITGWIFASRNIRLKAVYVPFYFLFMNISVFIGFNRFIRNKQTVLWEKAARSQSHA; from the coding sequence ATGATCCTGACAATTATCAATTTTATTTTCTGGTTCAGCATTGCGCTTATTTTCTATAGCTATGTGGGCTACGGCATCCTGGTCTGGATACTGGTCCGCATAAAAAAACTGTGGAAAAAACCTGCTCCCCTGTTTACAGATGAGGACTCGCTGCCACATGTTGCACTGGTGGTGGCTGCTTACAATGAGCAGGATTTCATAGAGAGGAAAATCGCTAACTCGTTGGAGTTAGATTATCCGGAACATAAGCTGGAACTGGTTTTCATCACGGATGGCTCCAACGACCTAACGCCAGATATTATACGAAAATACAATAAGATACAGTTGTTGCATCAACCGGAACGGCGTGGAAAAGTGGCTGCTATGAACCGTGCAATCCACCAGGTGAAAGCTCCCATTGTTGTGTTCTGCGATGCCAATACCCTGCTTAATAAAGAATGCATCCGCAATATCGTGCGGCATTATGCTGACCCCAAAGTAGGTGGAGTAGCCGGGGAAAAACGCATCTGGCAAAATACCGCAGACGCTGCTGCTGCTGCAGGGGAAGGACTGTACTGGAAATATGAAGGTGTGTTGAAAAAGCTGGACTCCGACCTCTACACCACCGTTGGAGCGGCTGGCGAACTGTTCTCCGTACGTCGTGAACTGTTCGAATCCGCGCCTGAGGGCACCATCATCGAAGACTTTGTGCAATCGCTGAAACTCTGTGTGAACGGGTATGTGCTGCGATACGAGCCCGATGCCTACGCAGCTGAAGCTCCTTCTGCATCCATTAAGGAAGAGATGAAAAGAAAGGTAAGGATCTGCGCCGGTGCATTCCAGGCGATGGTGCTGTTGAAAGACCTGTTCAATGTTTTCAAATATCCCGTAGTGTCTTTTCAATTCATTTCACACCGGATCCTGCGCTGGACGCTCTGTCCCATTGCCCTGATCACGTTGCTGATCAGTAATATTCTTATAGTTGTGATGGCACCTTCTCCATTTTTTACCCTGGTATTGATTTTGCAGGGGGCGTTCTACGTTACAGGAATCACGGGGTGGATATTCGCTTCAAGGAATATCAGATTGAAGGCTGTGTATGTTCCGTTCTATTTTCTTTTCATGAATATATCTGTGTTTATCGGGTTCAATCGTTTTATCCGCAATAAACAAACGGTATTGTGGGAAAAGGCCGCCAGGAGCCAATCCCACGCTTGA
- a CDS encoding response regulator, whose translation MKNLILAIDDSKAIRFLLQTVLGKHYQVVTAPDGCSAMYWLSKRNLPGLIILDAQLPDMQDWEMVEQLSTSGIYKDIPMIVLSSLDKEKVKAQCEQYGVSAYFTKPFNPVDLMDVANRLLNGQKTPARVAHAE comes from the coding sequence ATGAAAAATTTAATACTCGCAATTGACGACAGCAAGGCAATACGTTTTTTATTGCAAACTGTACTCGGAAAACATTACCAGGTTGTGACTGCACCAGACGGATGTTCTGCTATGTATTGGTTATCCAAAAGAAACCTTCCAGGCCTGATCATTCTCGACGCACAGCTTCCAGATATGCAAGATTGGGAAATGGTAGAACAATTATCCACGAGTGGTATTTACAAAGACATTCCCATGATTGTGCTTTCATCGCTTGACAAAGAGAAAGTAAAAGCCCAGTGTGAACAATACGGAGTTTCCGCATATTTCACAAAGCCCTTTAATCCCGTTGACCTGATGGACGTAGCGAATCGATTGCTTAATGGCCAAAAGACCCCTGCACGCGTTGCGCATGCAGAATAA